The window CCTTAAACCAGGAATTTTCCAGCGTCATAAACCCTCCTTTGAGTTTTTATATACGTGTTTTACCATCAGGATAAAAAATATAAAGTACCAGCAACCTTGTAACACACAGAACTTGACTTCCATATTATGGAGCAAAGAGGATTCCACGGCCCCAGATTAATCCGTCTCGGATTTTACCGTCAGGTGCTTGGGCGCCCTGGAAGTTCGATTTTGAAAAACCCCTGGCTGCGGCCAGGGGTTAGTATTTTAATATCTTTATTGACATAACAATATTGTCCCTTAACCATTGACATCCATTCCATTTGAAGGTTAACTTAATTTAACGCCATTAAATTTCTAATGGGGGTATAAAAATGCGTCACCGTTTTTTTATCGTGGATGATAGTTTATTACAAAGAACTTTTCTTAAAAGCATCCTTACCAGCCATAATCATGAGGTAGTGGGTGAAGCGACCAATGGTTCCGAGGCCATTGCCATGTATCCGGAGCTTCAACCGGACTTGGTTATTCTGGACATCAATCTGCCGGACATCACCGGGGTACAAGTTCTGAATGAAATTCTTTGTATTGACGGCAAAGCGAAAATCATTATGGTTACATCCATGGGGCAATCTGCCTATCTTAAAGAGTGTTTGCTTCTAGGTGCCCGGGATTTTGTAATTAAGCCGGTAGCAGAACACCGTTTATTAAAAAGCATTGAAGCGGTCATGGGCAGCTTATAGAAAGCCGACGGATACAGTATGATTGAGTCTCTCTATTATGATTCTTTGCTTAAAAACACTAGGCGGGCACCTAAGAAAGTATATATTCCGGCTTTAGCCCGATTGATCCAAAGAGCTGATTTTTCATGATTGAAGAGATATTTACCAAATCGATTGGCCAACAAGGCAACTGTCGTAAAAACAACCAAGGACTGCAGCATAAAAAGGACTCCCAGCAAGGCCATTTGTAATGCTACTGAACCTGCCCGGGGTGAAACAAATTGCGGCAGGAAGGCTAAAAAGAAGAGGCTGACCTTTGGATTCAAAAGATTCATGAAAATTCCACGGCGATACAGGGCAAAAAAAGTTTGCTGTGCAGAGGCGGAAAGAACCTCTTCCTTGCTGTTTCCTCTCTCCCTTAAGGCCTGCCAGGCAAGATAAAAAAGATACAAGGCCCCGGCAAACTTAACCACTTGAAAGGCTACCGCCGAATGATACAATACCGCCGCAATTCCCAAAGCCGCAGCCGTTGTATGCACAATCAGACCGGTACATAATCCAAGAGCTATAAAAATTCCGGTTTTTTGGCTTTTCGATATACTTTCAGTAATAACAAAAAGAATATCGGGGCCGGGCATCAGCGTAAGCAAGACAGATGCTCCGAGAAAATACAAAATATTCATTATATCCATGTAAGCAACCTCCCGGTAAAATCTATTGGCCTTATTTTATCGATCAATCAACGAAAATACAAGGTTGGGTAAAAGATTTATAAATCCCTTATAATTTAAGAAAGGAAATGGTCCAATTCCCAATATCTTTACCGTTTTTCTTTTATAGAAAAGTTAAAACTAAAGTCTAAGGAGGTGTTTGGATGCATTATTTTCATCGATATCATCACGGACATGCTGGAATTGGCTTATTCATGCTAACTTCCATCGGTCTAACCATCCCTTTCCTGTGTATCATGAAAAGAATCGCCAACTCCTTAGAAATTCTTGCTGAAAAGAGACCTTAGCAAGAAAAGTCACCCATTTCCGGGTGACTCTACATAATGTACCATGAAACGATAAACAGAGGAAATTACCAGCGTTCATATCTTACCAATTCGGACAAGGGCTTGCGGCTGGTGTGGGTGGGCGTGTCCACCGGATACCCCAATGGAGTGAAAGCAACTGGCTCAACCTCATCGGGTAGTCCCAAAATTTCACGGGCGGCATCCGGGTCAAAAGCAGCCACCCAACAAGTCCCAAGCCCAAGCTCTGTTGCCGCCAGAATTAAGTGATCCATAGCAATGGTTGCGTCAACCAGGCCATAGTTCTTTCCGTCTTTTCTGGACCAGGCCTGGGCAGGAATCACACAGATGCAAATTAATACCGGTGCCTCACTGAAAAAATTGCCTTTATAAATACGCTTTAACTCCTCTTTCCTGCCTTCTGTGTGAATTACAATCAACTGAAAAGGCTGCTTGTTTACGGCAGTGGGCGCAAGGCGTGCCGCCTCAAGAACCTGCTGCAGCGCCTCCGGGGGAACCGGATCGCTTTTATAAGCCCGGACACTGTATCTTTTTTGAATAAGCTCTTGAAAGTTCACATAAATCCCTCCCTGTCATTATTATATGAATTTCCAATTCCTTTTATCTGTAGGTCCTACAAAATCCTTAAACTGCAAAAATAACGATAAGAGAAATGCCGGAAAGACATTTCTCTTATCCTTTTATTCGTTCATTTCCCGATAACGGATTACATCCTCTACAGTAACCAGCGGCATATCATTTTTTTCGGAGAAGGCCAAAATTTCCGGTAAACGGGCCATGGTACCATCCGGGTTAGTAAGCTCACACAGTACACCGTAAGGTTTTAATCCGGCAAGCCGCATTAAATCAACATTGGCTTCGGTGTGGCCCGGACGTTCCAGCACCCCACCCGGCTTGGCTTTTAAAGGAAAGACGTGGCCGGGGCGCCGAAGGTCTTGGGGGCCTGCCTGATCGGCAACGGCCGCCTTTACCGTGGCAACCCGGTCAGCGGCCGACACTCCGGTAGTAACTCCCCGGGCGGCTTCAATGGAAACCGTAAAAGCCGTTTGAAAAGAACTGGTGTTGTTTTGAACCATCATGGGCAGTTCCAAAGCCCGAACTTTTTCCTCCGGCAGACAAAGACAGACAATCCCGCTGCCTTCACGAATCAACATGGCCATTTGACCAGTCGTCAGAGACTCCGCAGCAAAGAAAATATCCCCTTCGTTTTCCCGTTGTTCATCATCGGTTACCAGAACACCACGGCCCTGGCGCAGTGCGTCCAGAGCCCTCTCGACCCGCTCCTCCGGGTTACCAAATTGGGTTAGTAAAGTCTGATTCAAAGTAATACGCCTCCTATAGAATAGTCGGACCTACCAGAATCGGGGCAATGAGACAGGCAGCAAACACCAAGCAACACAAACATGCCTCAGGTTGACTGAGGTTTATAGGCTGACTGTCTTATCCTCTTCCATCCGGACTATACCGTCGGCACTGGCCTCTCACCAGTTCTGCTGACCCCTTCAAAAAAGAAGGGCGCTCGCGGGCTCCCCATTGATCATTGGGATACCGCCGGTGGGGACTCTCACCCCGCCCTGAGAATAAGTCACTTATTTTGTAGTATACTCCGGCATTACGGTTTGTCAACCATCCCTTTCGGAAACGCGGCAAAGCCTGTCAATATATATAAAAGCACGGATATTTGCTTATAGGAAAATATTTATAGGCCCGGCACAATGAGACCGGGCCTAAACGGAGAATATATTTGCCCTTAGGCAAATTTAGTATTTCCATGATGGGCTGTAACGATTCAATCAAAGCCTCCATATAATAACCATCGGGTAAAAAGGCTCGAATAAATTTTAGGGGGCTATACAATGGGCTTTGGATATGGTGGCTGTGATGATGGTTGTGGCGGTGGTTTGGGTAACATGTCTTTTATCATCTTTTTAATTCTTATTTTATTGTTATGCGGAGGCAGCTTTGGAGTTTGTCGATCCGAAGACTAATTACCGCCAGCCCCTGGGAGAACCTGCCCAGGGGCTGATTTTTGGGACAAAAAACCAATTTAATGAATAAAGGAAATAGAAATCCTTTATTTATTTAATCTTTCGGCAATATGATATAACTCTTTGGACATATAAACAATCTCATTAACTGAAGCGGAAATTTCCTCTACGGAAGCGGTTTGTTCTTCGGAAGCCGCAGCGATTTGGTGGATTTGACCGCTTAAATCGCCTATGGCCTCTTTGATGACGTTCAGCGTTTCCGCAATCTCCTTTACGGACCCGGTGGTCCTGGCCGCTAATTTACGAATTTCTTCCGCAACCACATTGAAACCCCGGCCCTGTTCCCCGGCCCGGGCCGCTTCAATGGCTGCATTCAAGCCCAGCAGATGCGTTTGAGCCGCCACCTCCTTAATTAAGTTCAGCACTGCATCGGTCTTTTGTACACTATGGTTAATGGAATCCGCCTGTCCGGACAAATTGGTCGCCGTGGCTGCCAACTGCTGGGAGGTAGCGGTTAAACCACCGGTAGTTTGTCCAATGACATCCAGCGATTCTTCCAATTTTCGGGCATTCTCCACCAGAATATCCTGGGTGGTGGTTGGTTGGAAAACACTTACACTGCCGATGACATTGCCTTCCGTATCATAGATGGGACAACCCAGACCCAAATAGGCCGTCCCGTAAAGGCTGGTATCACTGATTTTGGTTACAACACGTTTTTTCTCCTGAAGCACCCTCTCAGTCATGCTTCCCGGTTTAATGGGATCTCCGGCTTTTACACCGTGATCGAGAGAAGTACCCGGTTCGTAGTATTTAAAGGTTTCCAGATCACTTACAACCACTGCGTATTCTGATCCAAGTAATGTTTTAACACTTTTTAATAAATTAATCGCATTTGCCCAATTATATTCTGCCACAGACAGGCTCCTCTCTTTTATTTGTCGATTATTGTCTATAAGTTCTACTTTATGGAATATATTCCTGCAGGAATCCATTACAATCATAACCCTTCCATTCATCTCCGGCATAAAAAATACCGCCCTTAAAGAGGCGGTATCGCTCCTGCTCAATTACTGCGCCATGGTCATAATAATTTGATCCTCTGCAAAATAAACCTGAGCCCCCAAAATTTCTGCCACAGCCCGTACAGGTAACATGACCCGTCCCTGCTGTTCTTCCGGAGAAACATCCAGTGCCACGGTCTTGCCGTCGGAAATCATTTGTTTTTGGGCCACAAACAATTCAATGGTTTGAGATCCTTTATGAATGGTTACTTTCCCGTTGTCAAAAGCAATGGCTTCATCCTCTATACCAAAGGCGTTCAGTAAAAAACGAAGGGGTACAAAGGTTCTGCTGTCTTTAATATAAGGAACCGCGTCCATTACCTTGGCCTGGCCGTTATCATAATAAACCTGGGAGCCAACACTGAAAGCAACCGATTGATCCGAGGTTAAGCCAACAACCTCCCCAAGCTGTATTTTAAAGACGTCACTTCCGGGAAAAACCGAGGCCGTTTCATTGATGGCCTCCCCGGAAAGCTCCAGATACACCGGACCGTCCGGAACCGAACGATCCACCGTAAGCCGGATGCCGGAAATTTTAATGGTACTGGGCACACTGCTCTCACTTTTCACTTTCACTGCAATGTACTCTCTTCCCTCTGAATTAAAATCATTGTCGATGGAATCAATTTTCAAATCCCCGTCCGAAACCTCAACCACCGGCATAGAAGTAAAGGTAACCCCCTTGGGCAAAACAAAATCCAGGGTGCCCTTCTTTTTAAACACCTCTTCTTTTGTTTCCGTAACCTGGATATCCTCCACCTGTTGATTGGGCAGACCAATTTTTAAGCTGCTGGTGGCTCCAAAGGCGGCTACCGGCAAAAATACTCCAACGGCTAAAAAAATTATGGCTAAAAACCCTAAGGATTTTCGTCTCAAATGAAATCCCTCCCCGGCTGATAAAAATTTGCTTACCTAATTAGACGTTGGAGATGCAATATGGTTCCTTTTCTATTCCTTTTAAATTGACAACCGGGGAACACCCCAACTCTCCTCCAGCCACCCAATACTAATTAAAAATAATTTTTGTTTAATCATTGGGATTGTGGCATGATAACATTAGCAAATTACCCTCGGGTCAAGTTTTTCATAAGCATTGAAAAAGGAGTGATCCCATGGATCAGAAACTGATCTTTTTCCTTTTCTTGTTCTTGATCGTCCTTGTCTTAATCTATCAATCCCGGGGCATAAAAAGGATCTATAAACAAGAGGTTGTGCAGGGTTTAAATCGTATTAAAAGATCGGAAAACCTTATTGTAACTGAAAATGATAGCCGGCATTTGCCGGAACCGGTTCAAAAGTATCTTGCCTATGTGGGTGTGTACGGTAAAGAAAAAATACAAAATGTTCGAATTACCTTTGAGGGTGAAATGAAGATGGATCCTCAAAAAGATTGGCTTAAGATTAAAACCCAGCAATATAATTTTTTTGATGAATCTCCTACCCGCATGTTCCTGATCCAGGCCAAAATGTTCGGCCTGCCCATCGTCGGTCTGGATTCCTACAAGAAC is drawn from Desulforamulus ruminis DSM 2154 and contains these coding sequences:
- a CDS encoding response regulator — translated: MRHRFFIVDDSLLQRTFLKSILTSHNHEVVGEATNGSEAIAMYPELQPDLVILDINLPDITGVQVLNEILCIDGKAKIIMVTSMGQSAYLKECLLLGARDFVIKPVAEHRLLKSIEAVMGSL
- a CDS encoding LysE family translocator, coding for MDIMNILYFLGASVLLTLMPGPDILFVITESISKSQKTGIFIALGLCTGLIVHTTAAALGIAAVLYHSAVAFQVVKFAGALYLFYLAWQALRERGNSKEEVLSASAQQTFFALYRRGIFMNLLNPKVSLFFLAFLPQFVSPRAGSVALQMALLGVLFMLQSLVVFTTVALLANRFGKYLFNHEKSALWINRAKAGIYTFLGARLVFLSKES
- a CDS encoding nitroreductase family protein, which encodes MNFQELIQKRYSVRAYKSDPVPPEALQQVLEAARLAPTAVNKQPFQLIVIHTEGRKEELKRIYKGNFFSEAPVLICICVIPAQAWSRKDGKNYGLVDATIAMDHLILAATELGLGTCWVAAFDPDAAREILGLPDEVEPVAFTPLGYPVDTPTHTSRKPLSELVRYERW
- the ribB gene encoding 3,4-dihydroxy-2-butanone-4-phosphate synthase is translated as MNQTLLTQFGNPEERVERALDALRQGRGVLVTDDEQRENEGDIFFAAESLTTGQMAMLIREGSGIVCLCLPEEKVRALELPMMVQNNTSSFQTAFTVSIEAARGVTTGVSAADRVATVKAAVADQAGPQDLRRPGHVFPLKAKPGGVLERPGHTEANVDLMRLAGLKPYGVLCELTNPDGTMARLPEILAFSEKNDMPLVTVEDVIRYREMNE
- a CDS encoding methyl-accepting chemotaxis protein — protein: MAEYNWANAINLLKSVKTLLGSEYAVVVSDLETFKYYEPGTSLDHGVKAGDPIKPGSMTERVLQEKKRVVTKISDTSLYGTAYLGLGCPIYDTEGNVIGSVSVFQPTTTQDILVENARKLEESLDVIGQTTGGLTATSQQLAATATNLSGQADSINHSVQKTDAVLNLIKEVAAQTHLLGLNAAIEAARAGEQGRGFNVVAEEIRKLAARTTGSVKEIAETLNVIKEAIGDLSGQIHQIAAASEEQTASVEEISASVNEIVYMSKELYHIAERLNK
- a CDS encoding stalk domain-containing protein; this encodes MRRKSLGFLAIIFLAVGVFLPVAAFGATSSLKIGLPNQQVEDIQVTETKEEVFKKKGTLDFVLPKGVTFTSMPVVEVSDGDLKIDSIDNDFNSEGREYIAVKVKSESSVPSTIKISGIRLTVDRSVPDGPVYLELSGEAINETASVFPGSDVFKIQLGEVVGLTSDQSVAFSVGSQVYYDNGQAKVMDAVPYIKDSRTFVPLRFLLNAFGIEDEAIAFDNGKVTIHKGSQTIELFVAQKQMISDGKTVALDVSPEEQQGRVMLPVRAVAEILGAQVYFAEDQIIMTMAQ